In a single window of the Labrus mixtus chromosome 20, fLabMix1.1, whole genome shotgun sequence genome:
- the LOC132953907 gene encoding myosin-11-like isoform X2, whose translation MAEEDNKYLFLENDFRNSGVAQADFAAKKMVWIPSEKEGFEAASVKEEKGDEVLVELSNGQKTTVTKDDVQKMNPPKFSKVEDMAALTFLNEASVLHNLKERYFSSLIYTYSGLFCVVVNPYKMLPIYSEKIIEMYKGKKRHEVPPHIYSITDNAYRNMMQDREDQSILCTGESGAGKTENTKKVIQYLAVVASSHKGKKEAVPQQQGSLAYGELEKQLLQANPILEAFGNAKTIKNDNSSRFGKFIKLNFDVTGFLVGANIDTYLLEKSRCIRQGNTERAFHIFYYMVAGAKDKIREELLLEDFGSYRFLVAGHVEIPGQEDDEMFLETLEAMEIMGFSEEERIGMFKVVSTVLQLGNVKFEKERNSEQATMPDNTAAQKVCHLQGINVTDFTRAILTPRIKVGREVVQKAQTKQQADFAIEALAKAMYERLFRWILARVNKTLDKSKRQSSSFLGILDIAGFEIFEDNSFEQLCINYTNERLQQLFNHTMFILEQEEYKREGIQWSFIDFGLDLQPCIELIERPNNPPGILALLDEECWFPKATDVSFVEKLLNTHTGHVKFSKPKQHKDKLMFSVLHYAGKVDYNAANWLTKNMDPLNDNVTALLNNSSSNFIQDLWKDADRVVGLETITKMSESSAPTKSKKGMFRTVGQLYKESLGKLMTTLHNTQPNFVRCIIPNHEKRSGKMDANLVLEQLRCNGVLEGIRICRQGFPNRILFQEFRQRYEILAANAIPKGFMDGKQACSLMVKHLDLDTNLYRVGQSKMFFRTGVLAQLEEERDIKLTVVIIAFQAQARGFLARKAFNKRQQQLTAMKVIQRNCACYLKLKNWQWWRLFTKVKPLLQVTRQEEEMGQKDEELKVAKEVAAKTEAELKEVSQKHTQLMEERVQLEAKLHAETEMYAEAEEMRVRLETKKQELEEVLHEMESRLEEEEDRSNSLQQERKDMEQQLTLMEAHIAEEEDAKQKLQLEKVAVEGKVKKLEEDVLVMEDQNNKLQKERQLLEERMADMSSNLTEEEEKSKNLTKLKAKHESMISDLEVRMKKEEKGRLDMEKAKRKVEAELADLQEQHGDLQAQLADLQSKLAAKEEELQATQGRLEEESNQRGAAVKRVRELEVVISELQEDLEAERAARAKVEAARRDLGDELNALRTELEDSLDTTAAQQELRAKREQEVALLKKAMEDEGRSHEAQVQDLRQKHSQAVEELNEQLEQAKRVRAGLEKAKQALEKESADLGADLRSLASAKQDVEHKKKKVEGQLNELHSRFQESERQRTELGEKVSKMTMELESMTSVLNEAEGKNIKLSKDVSTLSSQLQDTQELLSEETRQKLNVSGRLRQMEDDRNSLMEQLEEETEAKRGVERQVSGLNVQVSDYKKKLEEMSGSVEMLEEGKKRLQRDLEAANSEYEEKASAYDKLDKSRSRMQQELEDVLMDLDSQRQLVSNLEKKQKKFDQMLAEERAVSSKCADERDRAEAEAREKETRVLALARALEESQDALDEAEKTMKTLKAEMEDLISSKDDVGKNVHDLEKAKRGLEAIVDEMRTQMEELEDELQVAEDAKLRLEVNTQALRAQHERELHARDEMGEEKRKQLLKQVRELESELEEERKQRGQASGSKKKLEGELKDMEDQLEATNRGRDEAIKQLRKIQGQVKDFQRDLEDSRAAHKEVQASAREAERKTKVMEADIVQLHEMLAAAERARKQAETERDEMAEEMANNTSGKSMFADEKRRLDAKISQLEEELEEEQANMESVNDRLRKSQQLVEQLGVELTAERSASQSKEGSRQQLERQNRDLKAKLQEMEGQGRSKLKSSIAALEAKLREAEEQLEIESRERQANGKNLRQKEKKLKDLSIQVEDERKQAQQYKDQAEKGNVRVKQLKHQLEEAEEEAQRMAASRRKLQRELEEASESNDAMSREITSLKSKLRRGSSGGGGGGDSSFSSPSPRSSSSVGGGSLRSLGLGGSISRRSTIKENSVELQEEEPRSPSPRGCSPPLENQVEDYPPDE comes from the exons ATGGCCGAAGAAGACAACAAATACCTCTTCCTGGAAAATGACTTCCGCAACAGCGGGGTGGCGCAGGCCGATTTTGCGGCCAAGAAGATGGTGTGGATCCCGTCGGAGAAGGAGGGCTTCGAGGCGGCCAGcgtgaaggaggagaagggggatgaG GTGCTGGTGGAGCTAAGCAACGGTCAAAAAACGACTGTGACCAAAGACGACGTCCAGAAGATGAACCCGCCTAAGTTCAGCAAGGTGGAGGACATGGCTGCTCTCACCTTCCTCAACGAAGCGTCTGTCCTGCACAACCTGAAGGAGAGATACTTCTCCAGCCTGATCTAt acgTACTCGGGTCTGTTCTGCGTGGTGGTGAACCCCTACAAGATGCTGCCGATCTACTCCGAAAAGATCATTGAGATGTACAAAGGCAAGAAACGCCACGAGGTGCCGCCGCACATCTACTCCATCACCGACAACGCCTACAGGAACATGATGCAag accGTGAGGATCAGTCTATCCTCTGCAC AGGTGAGTCTGGAGCGGGGAAGACCGAGAACACCAAGAAGGTGATTCAGTACCTGGCTGTCGTTGCCTCCTCACACAAGGGGAAGAAGGAAgct GTACCGCAGCAGCAAGGCTCCCTGGCctat GGGGAGCTAGagaagcagctgctgcaggctaATCCCATCCTGGAGGCATTTGGAAACGCCAAAACCATCAAGAACGACAACTCCTCTCGATTT GGAAAGTTCATCAAGCTCAACTTTGACGTGACCGGCTTTCTTGTCGGAGCGAATATTGACACct ACCTTCTGGAGAAGTCTCGCTGTATCCGTCAGGGCAACACCGAGAGAGCCTTCCACATCTTCTATTACATGGTGGCCGGCGCCAAAGACAAGATAAGGG AGGAGCTTCTGCTGGAGGACTTCGGCAGCTATCGTTTCCTGGTGGCCGGTCACGTGGAGATCCCGGGTCAGGAGGACGACGAGATGTTTTTGGAGACTCTGGAGGCCATGGAGATCATGGGCTTCTCCGAGGAGGAGAGAATAG GGATGTTCAAGGTGGTGTCCACTGTGCTGCAGCTCGGCAACGTCAAGTTCGAGAAGGAGAGGAACAGCGAGCAGGCGACCATGCCGGACAACACCG CTGCCCAGAAGGTGTGCCACCTGCAGGGCATCAATGTCACAGACTTCACCCGCGCCATCCTCACCCCGCGGATCAAAGTGGGCAGGGAGGTGGTGCAGAAGGCGCAGACCAAGCAGCAG gctgATTTTGCAATCGAGGCTCTGGCTAAGGCCATGTACGAGCGTCTGTTTCGTTGGATCCTGGCCCGGGTGAACAAGACGCTGGACAAGAGTAAGAGGCAGTCGTCCTCCTTCCTCGGCATCCTGGACATCGCCGGCTTTGAGATTTTCGAG GACAACTCCTTCGAGCAGCTCTGCATCAACTACACCAAcgagcgtctgcagcagctcttcAACCACACCATGTTCAtcctggagcaggaggagtacAAGAGGGAGGGCATCCAGTGGAGCTTCATCGACTTCGGCCTCGACCTGCAGCCCTGCATCGAGCTCATCGAGAGGCCG AACAACCCTCCTGGCATCCTGGCCCTGCTGGACGAGGAGTGCTGGTTCCCCAAAGCCACCGACGTGTCCTTTGTGGAGAAGCTGCTGAACACTCACACCGGTCACGTCAAATTCTCCAaacccaaacaacacaaagacaaactcatGTTCAGCGTCCTGCACTACGCCGGGAAG GTGGACTATAATGCAGCTAACTGGCTGACTAAAAACATGGATCCTCTGAACGACAACGTGACCGCGCTGCTCAACAACTCCTCCAGCAACTTCATCCAGGACCTGTGGAAAGACG CGGACCGCGTGGTGGGTCTGGAGACCATCACCAAGATGTCGGAGAGTTCGGCGCCGACCAAATCTAAGAAGGGAATGTTCCGCACGGTGGGGCAGCTGTACAAAGAGTCTCTGGGCAAACTGATGACCACTCTGCACAACACGCAGCCCAACTTTGTCCGCTGCATCATCCCCAACCACGAGAAGAGG TCGGGGAAGATGGACGCCAACCTGGTCCTGGAGCAGCTCAGGTGTAACGGAGTGCTGGAGGGAATAAGAATCTGCAGACAAGGATTCCCCAACCGAATACTGTTTCAGGAGTTCAGGCAGAG ATATGAGATTCTGGCTGCCAACGCCATCCCGAAGGGTTTCATGGACGGGAAGCAGGCGTGCTCTCTGATG gtgAAGCACCTTGATCTGGATACTAACCTGTATCGCGTCGGTCAGAGTAAGATGTTCTTCAGGACCGGAGTTCTGgctcagctggaggaggagagagacatcAAACTCACCGTCGTCATCATCGCTTTCCAGGCGCAAGCTCGAGGCTTCCTGGCCCGAAA GGCGTTCAATAAACGTCAGCAGCAGCTGACCGCCATGAAGGTCATCCAGAGGAACTGTGCCTGTTACCTCAAACTCAAGAACTGGCAGTGGTGGAGACTCTTCACcaag GTGAAGCCCCTGCTGCAGGTCAccagacaagaagaagaaatgggTCAGAAAGACGAGGAGCTGAAAGTGGCTAAGGAGGTGGCGGCAAAGACCGAGGCCGAGCTGAAGGAAGTCTCCCAGAAACACACCCAG ctgatGGAGGAGCGCGTCCAGCTGGAGGCAAAACTGCATGCGGAGACGGAGATGTACGCGGAGGCCGAGGAGATGAGGGTGAGGCTGGAGACCAAGaagcaggagctggaggaggtccTGCACGAGATGGAGTCgcggctggaggaggaggaggatcgcAGCAACTCcctgcagcaggagaggaaggacaTGGAGCAGCAGCTAACG CTCATGGAGGCCCACATAgccgaggaggaggacgccAAGCAGAAGCTGCAGCTGGAGAAAGTTGCCGTGGAGGGAAAAGTCAAGAAACTGGAGGAGGACGTTTTGGTGATGGAGGACCAGAATAACAAActgcagaag GAGCgacagctgctggaggagaggatggCTGATATGAGCTCTAACCTgacggaggaggaagagaaatcTAAGAATCTGACCAAACTCAAAGCTAAACACGAGTCCATGATCTCTGATCTGGAGG TGCGtatgaagaaggaggagaagggccGTCTGGACATGGAGAAAGCCAAGAGGAAGGTGGAGGCGGAGCTTGCCGACCTCCAGGAGCAGCACGGCGACCTGCAGGCCCAACTAGCCGATCTCCAATCCAAGCTGGCTgcgaaggaggaggagctgcaggccaCCCAGGGCCG CTTGGAGGAGGAGAGTAATCAGCGTGGGGCGGCGGTGAAGCGGGTTCGGGAGTTGGAGGTTGTGatctcagagctgcaggaggaccTGGAGGCAGAGAGGGCAGCCAGGGCGAAGGTGGAGGCGGCTCGACGGGACCTCGGAGACGAGCTGAACGCTCTACGCACCGAGCTGGAGGACAGTCTGGACACCACCGCCGCACAGCAAGAGCTACG GGCAAAGCGTGAGCAGGAGGTTGCCTTGCTGAAGAAAGCCATGGAGGATGAGGGGCGGAGCCACGAGGCCCAGGTTCAGGACttgagacagaaacacagccaGGCCGTGGAGGAGCTCAATGAGCAGCTGGAGCAGGCCAAGAGG GTGAGAGCTGGTCTGGAGAAAGCAAAGCAGGCTCTGGAGAAGGAGTCCGCAGATCTGGGCGCCGACCTGAGATCCCTCGCCAGCGCCAAACAGGACGTGgagcacaagaagaagaaggtggaggGTCAGCTCAACGAACTGCACTCCCGCTTCCAGGAGAGCGAGCGGCAGAGGACGGAGCTGGGCGAGAAAGTCTCCAAGATGACG ATGGAGCTGGAGAGCATGACGAGTGTGTTGAACGAGGCGGAGGGAAAGAACATCAAGCTGAGTAAAGACGTCTCCACTCTGAGCTCACAGCTCCAGGATACACAG GAGCTGCTGTCAGAGGAGACCCGCCAGAAGCTGAACGTGTCCGGACGTCTGCGTCAGATGGAGGACGACAGGAACAGCCTGatggagcagctggaggaggagacggaggcCAAGCGGGGGGTGGAGAGGCAGGTCTCCGGCCTCAACGTGCAG GTTTCTGACTACAAGAAGAAGCTGGAAGAGATGTCGGGGTCGGTGGAGATGCTGGAGGAGGGGAAgaagcgtctgcagcgggaccTGGAGGCGGCCAACAGCGAGTACGAGGAGAAGGCCTCGGCCTACGACAAGCTGGACAAGAGCCGGAGCCGGATGCAGCAAGAGCTGGAGGACGTCCTCATGGACCTGGACAGCCAGCGGCAGCTCGTCTCCAACctggagaagaagcagaagaagtttGATCAG ATGTTGGCAGAAGAGCGTGCGGTGTCCAGTAAGTGTGCGGATGAGCGTGATCGAGCAGAGGCGGAGGCGAGGGAAAAGGAGACGCGGGTGTTAGCTCTGGCCAGAGCTCTGGAGGAGAGCCAAGACGCTCTGGACGAGGCGGAGAAGACCATGAAGACCCTCAAAGCCGAGATGGAGGACCTCATCAGCTCCAAGGACGACGTGGGGAAGAAT GTCCACGACTTGGAGAAGGCAAAGCGAGGCCTGGAGGCCATCGTGGACGAGATGAGGACtcagatggaggagctggaggacgagctgcaggtcGCCGAGGACGCCAAGCTGCGCCTGGAGGTCAACACTCAGGCGCTGAGAGCCCAGCACGAGAGGGAGCTGCACGCCCGCGATGAGatgggggaggagaagaggaagcagCTCCTCAAACAG GTGCGTGAGCTGGAGtcggagctggaggaggagaggaagcagcgAGGTCAAGCGTCCGGCAGCAAGAAGAAGCTGGAGGGGGAGCTGAAGGACATGGAGGACCAGCTGGAGGCCACCAACAGGGGGCGTGACGAGGCCATCAAGCAGCTCCGCAAGATCCAG GGCCAGGTGAAGGATTTCCAGAGGGATCTGGAGGACTCGCGTGCGGCCCACAAGGAGGTCCAGGCCTCCGCCAGGGAGGCTGAGCGCAAAACCAAAGTGATGGAGGCGGACATCGTCCAGCTGCATGAG ATGTTGGCAGCAGCTGAGAGAGCTCGTAAGCAGgcggagacagaaagagacgaGATGGCTGAAGAAATGGCAAATAACACCTCTGGAAA GTCGATGTTTGCCGATGAGAAGCGTCGTCTGGACGCTAAGATCagccagctggaggaggagctggaggaggagcaggccaACATGGAGAGCGTGAACGACCGGCTGAGGAAGAGCCAGCAGCTG GTGGAGCAGCTGGGTGTGGAGCTGACCGCGGAGAGGTCGGCCTCTCAGAGTAAGGAGGGATCCCGGCAGCAGCTGGAGAGACAAAACCGAGACCTGAAGGCCAAGCTGCAGGAGATGGAGGGCCAGGGCCGCTCCAAACTCAAATCCTCCATCGCCGCCCTCGAGGCCAAGCTGAGAGAGGcggaggagcagctggagatCGAGAGCAG GGAGCGCCAGGCAAACGGCAAGAATCTACGTCAGAAGGAGAAGAAGCTGAAGGATTTAAGTATCCAGGTGGAGGACGAGAGGAAGCAGGCGCAGCAGTACAAAGACCAG GCCGAGAAGGGCAACGTGCGGGTGAAGCAGCTGAAGCACCagctggaggaggcggaggaggaggcgcAGCGCATGGCCGCCTCTCGGAGGAAACTGCagagggagctggaggaggcgAGCGAGTCCAACGACGCCATGAGCAGAGAGATAACGTCCCTCAAGAGCAAACTGAG GCGTGGCAGCAGCGGGGGTGGCGGCGGCGGGGATTCGTCGTTCAGCAGCCCCAGCCCccggagcagcagcagcgtgggCGGGGGCAGCCTGAGGAGCCTCGGGCTGGGAGGGAGCATCAGCAGGAGGAGCACCATCAAGGAGAACTCggtggagctgcaggaggaggagccgcGGTCCCCGTCTCCTCGTGGCTGCAGCCCCCCTCTGGAGAACCAGGTGGAGGACTACCCCCCCGACGAGTAG
- the LOC132953907 gene encoding myosin-11-like isoform X1 — protein MVAGAKDKIREELLLEDFGSYRFLVAGHVEIPGQEDDEMFLETLEAMEIMGFSEEERIGMFKVVSTVLQLGNVKFEKERNSEQATMPDNTAAQKVCHLQGINVTDFTRAILTPRIKVGREVVQKAQTKQQADFAIEALAKAMYERLFRWILARVNKTLDKSKRQSSSFLGILDIAGFEIFEDNSFEQLCINYTNERLQQLFNHTMFILEQEEYKREGIQWSFIDFGLDLQPCIELIERPNNPPGILALLDEECWFPKATDVSFVEKLLNTHTGHVKFSKPKQHKDKLMFSVLHYAGKVDYNAANWLTKNMDPLNDNVTALLNNSSSNFIQDLWKDADRVVGLETITKMSESSAPTKSKKGMFRTVGQLYKESLGKLMTTLHNTQPNFVRCIIPNHEKRSGKMDANLVLEQLRCNGVLEGIRICRQGFPNRILFQEFRQRYEILAANAIPKGFMDGKQACSLMVKHLDLDTNLYRVGQSKMFFRTGVLAQLEEERDIKLTVVIIAFQAQARGFLARKAFNKRQQQLTAMKVIQRNCACYLKLKNWQWWRLFTKVKPLLQVTRQEEEMGQKDEELKVAKEVAAKTEAELKEVSQKHTQLMEERVQLEAKLHAETEMYAEAEEMRVRLETKKQELEEVLHEMESRLEEEEDRSNSLQQERKDMEQQLTLMEAHIAEEEDAKQKLQLEKVAVEGKVKKLEEDVLVMEDQNNKLQKERQLLEERMADMSSNLTEEEEKSKNLTKLKAKHESMISDLEVRMKKEEKGRLDMEKAKRKVEAELADLQEQHGDLQAQLADLQSKLAAKEEELQATQGRLEEESNQRGAAVKRVRELEVVISELQEDLEAERAARAKVEAARRDLGDELNALRTELEDSLDTTAAQQELRAKREQEVALLKKAMEDEGRSHEAQVQDLRQKHSQAVEELNEQLEQAKRVRAGLEKAKQALEKESADLGADLRSLASAKQDVEHKKKKVEGQLNELHSRFQESERQRTELGEKVSKMTMELESMTSVLNEAEGKNIKLSKDVSTLSSQLQDTQELLSEETRQKLNVSGRLRQMEDDRNSLMEQLEEETEAKRGVERQVSGLNVQVSDYKKKLEEMSGSVEMLEEGKKRLQRDLEAANSEYEEKASAYDKLDKSRSRMQQELEDVLMDLDSQRQLVSNLEKKQKKFDQMLAEERAVSSKCADERDRAEAEAREKETRVLALARALEESQDALDEAEKTMKTLKAEMEDLISSKDDVGKNVHDLEKAKRGLEAIVDEMRTQMEELEDELQVAEDAKLRLEVNTQALRAQHERELHARDEMGEEKRKQLLKQVRELESELEEERKQRGQASGSKKKLEGELKDMEDQLEATNRGRDEAIKQLRKIQGQVKDFQRDLEDSRAAHKEVQASAREAERKTKVMEADIVQLHEMLAAAERARKQAETERDEMAEEMANNTSGKSMFADEKRRLDAKISQLEEELEEEQANMESVNDRLRKSQQLVEQLGVELTAERSASQSKEGSRQQLERQNRDLKAKLQEMEGQGRSKLKSSIAALEAKLREAEEQLEIESRERQANGKNLRQKEKKLKDLSIQVEDERKQAQQYKDQAEKGNVRVKQLKHQLEEAEEEAQRMAASRRKLQRELEEASESNDAMSREITSLKSKLRH, from the exons ATGGTGGCCGGCGCCAAAGACAAGATAAGGG AGGAGCTTCTGCTGGAGGACTTCGGCAGCTATCGTTTCCTGGTGGCCGGTCACGTGGAGATCCCGGGTCAGGAGGACGACGAGATGTTTTTGGAGACTCTGGAGGCCATGGAGATCATGGGCTTCTCCGAGGAGGAGAGAATAG GGATGTTCAAGGTGGTGTCCACTGTGCTGCAGCTCGGCAACGTCAAGTTCGAGAAGGAGAGGAACAGCGAGCAGGCGACCATGCCGGACAACACCG CTGCCCAGAAGGTGTGCCACCTGCAGGGCATCAATGTCACAGACTTCACCCGCGCCATCCTCACCCCGCGGATCAAAGTGGGCAGGGAGGTGGTGCAGAAGGCGCAGACCAAGCAGCAG gctgATTTTGCAATCGAGGCTCTGGCTAAGGCCATGTACGAGCGTCTGTTTCGTTGGATCCTGGCCCGGGTGAACAAGACGCTGGACAAGAGTAAGAGGCAGTCGTCCTCCTTCCTCGGCATCCTGGACATCGCCGGCTTTGAGATTTTCGAG GACAACTCCTTCGAGCAGCTCTGCATCAACTACACCAAcgagcgtctgcagcagctcttcAACCACACCATGTTCAtcctggagcaggaggagtacAAGAGGGAGGGCATCCAGTGGAGCTTCATCGACTTCGGCCTCGACCTGCAGCCCTGCATCGAGCTCATCGAGAGGCCG AACAACCCTCCTGGCATCCTGGCCCTGCTGGACGAGGAGTGCTGGTTCCCCAAAGCCACCGACGTGTCCTTTGTGGAGAAGCTGCTGAACACTCACACCGGTCACGTCAAATTCTCCAaacccaaacaacacaaagacaaactcatGTTCAGCGTCCTGCACTACGCCGGGAAG GTGGACTATAATGCAGCTAACTGGCTGACTAAAAACATGGATCCTCTGAACGACAACGTGACCGCGCTGCTCAACAACTCCTCCAGCAACTTCATCCAGGACCTGTGGAAAGACG CGGACCGCGTGGTGGGTCTGGAGACCATCACCAAGATGTCGGAGAGTTCGGCGCCGACCAAATCTAAGAAGGGAATGTTCCGCACGGTGGGGCAGCTGTACAAAGAGTCTCTGGGCAAACTGATGACCACTCTGCACAACACGCAGCCCAACTTTGTCCGCTGCATCATCCCCAACCACGAGAAGAGG TCGGGGAAGATGGACGCCAACCTGGTCCTGGAGCAGCTCAGGTGTAACGGAGTGCTGGAGGGAATAAGAATCTGCAGACAAGGATTCCCCAACCGAATACTGTTTCAGGAGTTCAGGCAGAG ATATGAGATTCTGGCTGCCAACGCCATCCCGAAGGGTTTCATGGACGGGAAGCAGGCGTGCTCTCTGATG gtgAAGCACCTTGATCTGGATACTAACCTGTATCGCGTCGGTCAGAGTAAGATGTTCTTCAGGACCGGAGTTCTGgctcagctggaggaggagagagacatcAAACTCACCGTCGTCATCATCGCTTTCCAGGCGCAAGCTCGAGGCTTCCTGGCCCGAAA GGCGTTCAATAAACGTCAGCAGCAGCTGACCGCCATGAAGGTCATCCAGAGGAACTGTGCCTGTTACCTCAAACTCAAGAACTGGCAGTGGTGGAGACTCTTCACcaag GTGAAGCCCCTGCTGCAGGTCAccagacaagaagaagaaatgggTCAGAAAGACGAGGAGCTGAAAGTGGCTAAGGAGGTGGCGGCAAAGACCGAGGCCGAGCTGAAGGAAGTCTCCCAGAAACACACCCAG ctgatGGAGGAGCGCGTCCAGCTGGAGGCAAAACTGCATGCGGAGACGGAGATGTACGCGGAGGCCGAGGAGATGAGGGTGAGGCTGGAGACCAAGaagcaggagctggaggaggtccTGCACGAGATGGAGTCgcggctggaggaggaggaggatcgcAGCAACTCcctgcagcaggagaggaaggacaTGGAGCAGCAGCTAACG CTCATGGAGGCCCACATAgccgaggaggaggacgccAAGCAGAAGCTGCAGCTGGAGAAAGTTGCCGTGGAGGGAAAAGTCAAGAAACTGGAGGAGGACGTTTTGGTGATGGAGGACCAGAATAACAAActgcagaag GAGCgacagctgctggaggagaggatggCTGATATGAGCTCTAACCTgacggaggaggaagagaaatcTAAGAATCTGACCAAACTCAAAGCTAAACACGAGTCCATGATCTCTGATCTGGAGG TGCGtatgaagaaggaggagaagggccGTCTGGACATGGAGAAAGCCAAGAGGAAGGTGGAGGCGGAGCTTGCCGACCTCCAGGAGCAGCACGGCGACCTGCAGGCCCAACTAGCCGATCTCCAATCCAAGCTGGCTgcgaaggaggaggagctgcaggccaCCCAGGGCCG CTTGGAGGAGGAGAGTAATCAGCGTGGGGCGGCGGTGAAGCGGGTTCGGGAGTTGGAGGTTGTGatctcagagctgcaggaggaccTGGAGGCAGAGAGGGCAGCCAGGGCGAAGGTGGAGGCGGCTCGACGGGACCTCGGAGACGAGCTGAACGCTCTACGCACCGAGCTGGAGGACAGTCTGGACACCACCGCCGCACAGCAAGAGCTACG GGCAAAGCGTGAGCAGGAGGTTGCCTTGCTGAAGAAAGCCATGGAGGATGAGGGGCGGAGCCACGAGGCCCAGGTTCAGGACttgagacagaaacacagccaGGCCGTGGAGGAGCTCAATGAGCAGCTGGAGCAGGCCAAGAGG GTGAGAGCTGGTCTGGAGAAAGCAAAGCAGGCTCTGGAGAAGGAGTCCGCAGATCTGGGCGCCGACCTGAGATCCCTCGCCAGCGCCAAACAGGACGTGgagcacaagaagaagaaggtggaggGTCAGCTCAACGAACTGCACTCCCGCTTCCAGGAGAGCGAGCGGCAGAGGACGGAGCTGGGCGAGAAAGTCTCCAAGATGACG ATGGAGCTGGAGAGCATGACGAGTGTGTTGAACGAGGCGGAGGGAAAGAACATCAAGCTGAGTAAAGACGTCTCCACTCTGAGCTCACAGCTCCAGGATACACAG GAGCTGCTGTCAGAGGAGACCCGCCAGAAGCTGAACGTGTCCGGACGTCTGCGTCAGATGGAGGACGACAGGAACAGCCTGatggagcagctggaggaggagacggaggcCAAGCGGGGGGTGGAGAGGCAGGTCTCCGGCCTCAACGTGCAG GTTTCTGACTACAAGAAGAAGCTGGAAGAGATGTCGGGGTCGGTGGAGATGCTGGAGGAGGGGAAgaagcgtctgcagcgggaccTGGAGGCGGCCAACAGCGAGTACGAGGAGAAGGCCTCGGCCTACGACAAGCTGGACAAGAGCCGGAGCCGGATGCAGCAAGAGCTGGAGGACGTCCTCATGGACCTGGACAGCCAGCGGCAGCTCGTCTCCAACctggagaagaagcagaagaagtttGATCAG ATGTTGGCAGAAGAGCGTGCGGTGTCCAGTAAGTGTGCGGATGAGCGTGATCGAGCAGAGGCGGAGGCGAGGGAAAAGGAGACGCGGGTGTTAGCTCTGGCCAGAGCTCTGGAGGAGAGCCAAGACGCTCTGGACGAGGCGGAGAAGACCATGAAGACCCTCAAAGCCGAGATGGAGGACCTCATCAGCTCCAAGGACGACGTGGGGAAGAAT GTCCACGACTTGGAGAAGGCAAAGCGAGGCCTGGAGGCCATCGTGGACGAGATGAGGACtcagatggaggagctggaggacgagctgcaggtcGCCGAGGACGCCAAGCTGCGCCTGGAGGTCAACACTCAGGCGCTGAGAGCCCAGCACGAGAGGGAGCTGCACGCCCGCGATGAGatgggggaggagaagaggaagcagCTCCTCAAACAG GTGCGTGAGCTGGAGtcggagctggaggaggagaggaagcagcgAGGTCAAGCGTCCGGCAGCAAGAAGAAGCTGGAGGGGGAGCTGAAGGACATGGAGGACCAGCTGGAGGCCACCAACAGGGGGCGTGACGAGGCCATCAAGCAGCTCCGCAAGATCCAG GGCCAGGTGAAGGATTTCCAGAGGGATCTGGAGGACTCGCGTGCGGCCCACAAGGAGGTCCAGGCCTCCGCCAGGGAGGCTGAGCGCAAAACCAAAGTGATGGAGGCGGACATCGTCCAGCTGCATGAG ATGTTGGCAGCAGCTGAGAGAGCTCGTAAGCAGgcggagacagaaagagacgaGATGGCTGAAGAAATGGCAAATAACACCTCTGGAAA GTCGATGTTTGCCGATGAGAAGCGTCGTCTGGACGCTAAGATCagccagctggaggaggagctggaggaggagcaggccaACATGGAGAGCGTGAACGACCGGCTGAGGAAGAGCCAGCAGCTG GTGGAGCAGCTGGGTGTGGAGCTGACCGCGGAGAGGTCGGCCTCTCAGAGTAAGGAGGGATCCCGGCAGCAGCTGGAGAGACAAAACCGAGACCTGAAGGCCAAGCTGCAGGAGATGGAGGGCCAGGGCCGCTCCAAACTCAAATCCTCCATCGCCGCCCTCGAGGCCAAGCTGAGAGAGGcggaggagcagctggagatCGAGAGCAG GGAGCGCCAGGCAAACGGCAAGAATCTACGTCAGAAGGAGAAGAAGCTGAAGGATTTAAGTATCCAGGTGGAGGACGAGAGGAAGCAGGCGCAGCAGTACAAAGACCAG GCCGAGAAGGGCAACGTGCGGGTGAAGCAGCTGAAGCACCagctggaggaggcggaggaggaggcgcAGCGCATGGCCGCCTCTCGGAGGAAACTGCagagggagctggaggaggcgAGCGAGTCCAACGACGCCATGAGCAGAGAGATAACGTCCCTCAAGAGCAAACTGAG ACACTGA